One Hippoglossus stenolepis isolate QCI-W04-F060 chromosome 22, HSTE1.2, whole genome shotgun sequence DNA segment encodes these proteins:
- the LOC118101989 gene encoding homeodomain-interacting protein kinase 1-like yields the protein MELDEQMKSGDSEESQSRILCSGTNRYLINKVCGEGTFGKVVKAVNLNTSQEVALKMLKNDSSAPREMRMLEAMSALDPTTKNMVHCIETFKDCGKTCLVFERLDMSLYQLLTKQHWCPLTLNEIRPIAHQLLTAFDALKSIGLVHADLKLDNVMLVNHMRKPFRVKLIDFGLSFKTSENMHGKKTQPRGYRAPEVSLGLPISEKIDMWGLGCLLLALYLANHPFSVDCEYQGMKGIVDMLGQPPHHLLKAGKHTCKFFMKDKHWCNPGWSMKIPTEYERGTGIQTKRWVGQINRLDDLITDNMESPYLMDCMDKMKVLDLEDKSDGVAEEDPVVHSSDGVEHTDHPCDEAAAADIDADGSAVKESAESPDVHDSDKDKQVYEETLKRMRTWHVGLSSSILSSWSLSTESLGWQEPYVPTKLT from the exons ATGGAGCTGG atgaacagatgaagtCAGGAGATTCTGAGGAGTCACAGAGCAGAATACTGTGCAGCGGCACCAACCGCTACCTCATCAATAAAGTGTGCGGAGAGGGGACCTTTGGCAAAGTTGTCAAGGCTGTAAATTTAAACACGTCCCAAGAAGTGGCCCTCAAGATGCTAAAAAATGACAGTTCTGCTCCAAGAGAG ATGAGGATGCTAGAGGCCATGAGCGCTCTTGACCCCACCACAAAGAACATGGTCCACTGCATAGAGACGTTTAAGGATTGCGGAAAAACCTGTCTGGTGTTTGAGAGGCTGGACATGAGCCTGTACCAGCTGCTGACAAAACAACATTGGTGTCCCCTGACTCTGAATGAGATTCGCCCCATAGCACATCAG TTGCTGACAGCGTTTGATGCTCTGAAGAGCATTGGGCTGGTCCATGCAGACCTCAAACTAGACAATGTGATGCTGGTGAACCACATGAGGAAGCCCTTCAGGGTGAAGCTCATTGATTTTGGTTTGTCCTTCAAGACCTCAGAGAACATGCATGGCAAGAAAACCCAGCCCAGGGGTTACAG GGCACCTGAAGTCAGCCTGGGCCTCCCTATCTCAGAGAAGATCGATATGTGGGGTCTTGGCTGCTTGCTACTTGCCCTCTATCTCGCCAATCACCCGTTTTCGGTCGACTGCGAGTACCAGGGA ATGAAAGGAATTGTAGACATGCTGGGTCAGCCACCTCACCACCTCCTGAAGGCTGGAAAACACACCTGCAAATTCTTCATGAAGGACAAGCACTGGTGCAACCCAGGGTGGTCGATGAAG ATCCCAACTGAGTATGAACGTGGGACTGGCATCCAGACCAAGAGATGGGTGGGTCAAATTAACCGCCTGGATGACCTGATCACA GATAACATGGAAAGCCCATA ttTAATGGATTGTATGGACAAAATGAAGGTCTTAGACTTGGAAGACAAGTCAGATGGTGTGGCTGAGGAAGATCCAGTAGTTCACTCCAGTGACGGGGTTGAACACACAGATCACCCATGCgatgaggctgcagctgcagacattGATGCTGACGGCTCAGCTGTAAAGGAATCAGCTGAGAGCCCAGACGTACATGATTCAGATAAGGACAAACAGGTCTATGAGGAGACTCTGAAGAGAATGAGGAC